From Hydractinia symbiolongicarpus strain clone_291-10 chromosome 12, HSymV2.1, whole genome shotgun sequence, one genomic window encodes:
- the LOC130621257 gene encoding uncharacterized protein LOC130621257 yields MWKICNPPFVRIRGLEMLHFAEYIFADFIFANVEDSIYKCEAELRFESKTVWPQAIIIPAVMEKVMKFRLVLQEREQNSVCKRRSICRSIIESNYREYKTCWSGHNEPALQYDGNLYISNYKYWFQGCYCNGVPHFMKTNMPKPTNETNSKWRIKDMVRYQSPVTDLHEEKKLVDECYRECLEFERIVTRSKRFPATRNGDIVFFIGIFLVAPLRFVGIIAVTETMFGKLTDAYVTCGLLVLSLNSSFRFYDLDKVIKAYCVRDFAIGECLNTTDTLDIFSIPNVKGEIGVPPCGLPVNIKVSAVPTPCYKIDGGKWKNLNGLSFGGYPWTCLINKSKSTSFFVRDVSSGKKIASWWGGSDNEASIDDRRAFFHADNSGRILTVAHDKITVS; encoded by the exons ATGTGGAAAATATGTAACCCTCCATTTGTGA ggaTAAGAGGTCTCGAAATGCTTCATTTTGCGGAATAtatttttgcagattttatttttgcgaatgttGAAGATTCG ATTTACAAATGCGAAGCAGAGTTAAGATTTGAATCTAAGACAGTGTGGCCACAAGCCATTATCATTCCAGCGGTCATGGAAAAGGTCATGAAATTTCGTCTG GTTTTGCAGGAAAGAGAACAAAATAGTGTGTGTAAGCGAAGAAGTATCTGTAGAAGCATAATCGAATCAAATTATAGAGAATATAAAACTTGTTGGTCAGGTCATAACGAGCCAGCACTGCAGTACGATGGAAACTTGTACATATCAAATTATAAATATTGGTTCCAAGGTTGTTACTGCAACGGTGTCCCGCATTTTATGAAAACAAACATGCCGAAACCTACAAACGAGACTAATTCAAAATGGCGGATTAAAGACATGGTACGCTACCAAAGTCCTGTAACTGATTTACACGAGGAAAAGAAATTGGTTGACGAATGTTATAGAGAGTGTTT AGAGTTCGAACGTATCGTTACCAGGTCGAAACGCTTCCCCGCGACGCGTAACGGTgacattgtattttttattggtATTTTTCTTGTTGCGCCGTTACGATTTGTTGGAATAATTGCGGTAACAGAGACTATGTTTGGTAAATTAACAGATGCGTATGTAACTTGTGGACTTTTGGTATTGTCTTTAAATTCATCGTTTCGGTTTTACGATTTAGATAAGGTTATCAAGGCATATTGTGTGAGAGATTTTGCCATCGGCGAATGCTTGAATACGACGGACACCCTGGATATTTTCAGTATACCCAATGTGAAAGGCGAAATCGGCGTCCCTCCTTGCGGCTTGCCAGTAAATATAAAAGTGAGTGCAGTGCCTACGCCTTGTTACAAAATCGACGGTGGAAAGTGGAAGAACCTGAATGGTTTATCTTTTGGTGGATATCCCTGGACGTGTTTAATCAACAAAAGTAAAAGCACCAGTTTCTTCGTACGCGATGTATCAAGTGGAAAAAAGATTGCGTCTTGGTGGGGTGGGTCTGATAACGAAGCCTCGATTGACGACAGGCGGGCGTTTTTTCATGCTGATAATTCGGGAAGAATACTAACCGTTGCACATGACAAAATAAC AGTTTCTTGA